In Deinococcus maricopensis DSM 21211, one genomic interval encodes:
- a CDS encoding carbohydrate ABC transporter permease — MNKNPALRALGQALFWVLIAAVLFYILFPFYWAIKTSLTNSAQLSSQALQWFPNNPTFQNYVDVFRGQPFGRNLLNSLVVAVGTVIISLLLSALSAYALGKFRFKGKSILMYIILAVSVFPQIAVLGGMYTTIRTLSLYNTWWGLMLSYMIFTLPFTVWVLTSFVRDIPTELEEAAFVDGATPMQTLFRVLLPVMTPALVTTGLLAFINAWNEFLFALTFTSDDKAKTVPVAIGQFSGASIYENPFGLIMAGSVIVTVPLIILVLIFQRNIVSGLTAGAVKG, encoded by the coding sequence ATGAACAAGAATCCTGCCCTTCGCGCGCTCGGCCAGGCGCTGTTCTGGGTGCTGATCGCCGCCGTGCTCTTCTACATCCTGTTCCCGTTCTACTGGGCGATCAAGACCAGCCTCACCAACTCCGCGCAGCTCAGCAGCCAGGCGCTGCAGTGGTTCCCGAACAATCCCACCTTCCAGAACTACGTGGATGTGTTCCGCGGCCAGCCGTTCGGCCGCAACCTCCTGAACTCGCTGGTCGTCGCGGTCGGCACGGTCATCATCAGCCTGCTGCTCTCCGCGCTGTCCGCGTACGCGCTCGGGAAGTTCCGCTTCAAGGGCAAGTCCATCCTGATGTACATCATCCTGGCGGTCAGCGTGTTCCCGCAGATTGCCGTGCTGGGCGGCATGTACACCACGATCCGCACGCTGAGCCTGTACAACACGTGGTGGGGCCTGATGCTGTCGTACATGATCTTCACGCTGCCGTTCACGGTGTGGGTCCTCACGAGCTTCGTGCGGGACATCCCCACCGAACTGGAGGAAGCGGCGTTCGTGGACGGCGCCACGCCCATGCAGACGCTGTTCCGCGTGCTGCTGCCTGTCATGACGCCCGCCCTGGTCACCACCGGCCTGCTCGCGTTCATCAACGCGTGGAACGAGTTCCTGTTCGCGCTGACCTTCACCAGCGACGACAAGGCCAAGACGGTGCCCGTCGCCATCGGGCAGTTCAGTGGCGCGAGCATCTACGAGAATCCCTTCGGGCTGATCATGGCCGGCAGCGTCATCGTGACGGTCCCGCTGATCATCCTGGTGCTGATCTTCCAGCGCAACATCGTGTCCGGCCTGACCGCCGGCGCCGTGAAAGGCTGA
- a CDS encoding carbohydrate kinase family protein has protein sequence MTAHTEVPRDLPLIVSAGEALTDLVTAGGDLWRAHPGGAGWNVARAAARLGVPAAFAGAVGDDNFGDDLARASADAGLDLRFLQRVPRPTLMAVVHQLTPPAYRFLGEGSADLAFDADTLPDGWWAAAKWLHLGGISLTRAPLADALVTLMHAARARGVRVSFDPNARTPHRDPATRPVFEEVLRHADLLKFSDEDLAFFYPDVSEDDALRAVRGLNARAPLILTRGPHGATLVMPAGRADLPAALVTVADTVGAGDALIAGALAHAVQHEAQTWVEHLRYGLRAAAAACARPGAYAPTAADVAALP, from the coding sequence ATGACCGCCCATACCGAGGTGCCCCGCGACCTTCCGCTGATCGTGAGTGCCGGTGAGGCCCTCACGGACCTCGTCACGGCTGGAGGGGACCTCTGGCGCGCCCATCCGGGCGGCGCGGGCTGGAACGTCGCGCGCGCCGCGGCGCGCCTGGGCGTGCCCGCCGCGTTCGCGGGCGCCGTGGGCGACGACAACTTCGGTGACGACCTGGCCCGCGCGAGCGCCGACGCGGGCCTCGACCTGCGGTTCCTGCAGCGCGTGCCCCGCCCGACCCTCATGGCGGTCGTGCATCAGCTGACGCCGCCCGCGTACCGCTTCTTAGGGGAGGGCAGCGCGGACCTCGCGTTCGACGCGGACACCCTGCCGGACGGCTGGTGGGCCGCCGCGAAGTGGCTGCACCTGGGCGGCATCAGCCTCACGCGCGCGCCGCTCGCGGACGCCCTCGTGACCCTGATGCACGCCGCGCGCGCACGCGGCGTGCGCGTCAGCTTCGACCCGAACGCCCGCACCCCGCACCGGGACCCGGCGACGCGCCCCGTCTTCGAGGAGGTGCTGCGGCACGCGGACCTGCTGAAGTTCAGCGACGAGGACCTCGCGTTCTTCTACCCGGACGTCAGCGAGGACGACGCGCTGCGCGCCGTGCGCGGCTTGAACGCCCGTGCACCCCTGATTCTCACGCGCGGCCCGCACGGCGCGACGCTGGTCATGCCCGCGGGCCGCGCGGACCTGCCGGCCGCGCTCGTAACGGTCGCGGACACGGTCGGCGCGGGTGACGCCCTGATCGCTGGCGCGCTCGCTCACGCCGTGCAGCACGAGGCGCAGACCTGGGTGGAGCACCTGCGGTACGGTCTGCGCGCGGCCGCCGCCGCGTGCGCCCGGCCCGGCGCGTACGCGCCCACCGCCGCCGACGTGGCCGCGCTGCCGTGA
- a CDS encoding carbohydrate ABC transporter permease, whose product MTTTPRARRTRSLAATRARTALWLLLPTLIVLAAVAGYPLLRTIYLSFTEYNINTDAAPKWIGLGNYWFTTEDGVGLGVLQIPEWWQSVWNTVKFTGVSVLLETVLGLGLALILNSKIRARGLLRTAILVPWAIPTVVSAQMWNWMYNDSFGILSEWGQKLGVLQNGQSFISNPDTALWALVAVDVWKTTPFMALLLLAGLQSIPSDMYEAADVDGANRWTQFWRLTLPLLTPAMLVALIFRTLDALRVFDMPYIVKGNAPEVMTMSMYARQEMIQNAQFGLGSAVSILIFLVIMIFTVIYVTSLRVKFD is encoded by the coding sequence ATGACCACCACACCCCGCGCCCGCCGCACCCGCAGTCTCGCGGCCACCCGCGCCCGCACGGCGCTGTGGCTGCTGCTGCCGACCCTGATCGTCCTGGCCGCCGTGGCCGGCTACCCGCTGCTGCGCACCATCTACCTGTCCTTCACGGAATACAACATCAACACCGACGCCGCGCCCAAATGGATCGGGCTCGGCAACTACTGGTTCACCACCGAGGACGGCGTGGGCCTCGGCGTCCTGCAGATTCCAGAATGGTGGCAGTCCGTGTGGAACACCGTGAAGTTCACGGGCGTGTCCGTGCTGCTCGAAACCGTCCTCGGCCTGGGTCTCGCGCTGATCCTGAACAGCAAGATCCGCGCGCGAGGGCTGCTGCGCACCGCCATCCTCGTGCCGTGGGCCATCCCGACCGTCGTGAGCGCGCAGATGTGGAACTGGATGTACAACGACTCGTTCGGCATCCTCAGCGAATGGGGCCAGAAACTCGGCGTGCTGCAGAACGGCCAGTCGTTCATCAGCAACCCGGACACGGCCCTGTGGGCGCTCGTCGCGGTGGACGTCTGGAAGACCACGCCGTTCATGGCGCTGCTGCTCCTTGCGGGCCTGCAGAGCATCCCCAGCGACATGTACGAGGCCGCCGACGTGGACGGCGCGAACCGCTGGACGCAGTTCTGGCGCCTCACGCTGCCGCTGCTCACGCCCGCCATGCTGGTCGCGCTGATCTTCCGCACGCTCGACGCGCTGCGCGTGTTCGACATGCCTTACATCGTGAAGGGGAACGCGCCCGAAGTGATGACCATGAGCATGTACGCGCGGCAGGAGATGATCCAGAACGCGCAGTTCGGCCTGGGCTCCGCGGTGAGCATCCTGATCTTCCTCGTCATCATGATCTTCACGGTCATCTACGTCACCAGCCTGCGCGTCAAATTCGACTGA
- a CDS encoding HAD family hydrolase has protein sequence MSIRAVIMDLDGTLVDSNDAHARAWVAALRDFGIERTFEDVRPLIGMGGDQLLPRVADVDPNSERGEGLTQAWAEHFKPMIPELRATRGARELLEALHGRGLRVILGTSGDSDVIDPLLEHIGVRDLVPDRVTADDVEASKPEPDILHAALQKLGVGAHEALMVGDTPFDAEAAKRANVRVALLRAGGDERVNAEAFTFDDPADLAAHLDDVLR, from the coding sequence ATGAGCATCCGAGCGGTCATCATGGATCTGGACGGCACGCTGGTGGACAGCAACGACGCGCACGCCCGCGCGTGGGTGGCGGCCCTGCGTGACTTCGGCATCGAGCGGACCTTCGAGGACGTGCGCCCTTTGATCGGCATGGGCGGCGATCAGCTGCTGCCGCGCGTCGCGGACGTCGACCCGAACAGCGAGCGGGGCGAGGGGCTGACGCAGGCGTGGGCGGAACACTTCAAGCCGATGATCCCGGAGCTGCGCGCCACGCGCGGCGCGCGTGAGCTGCTGGAGGCCCTGCACGGCCGGGGGCTGCGCGTGATCCTCGGCACGAGCGGCGACAGCGACGTGATCGACCCGCTGCTGGAGCACATCGGCGTGCGCGACCTCGTGCCGGACCGCGTGACCGCTGACGACGTGGAGGCCAGCAAGCCCGAACCGGACATCCTGCACGCGGCGCTGCAGAAACTGGGCGTGGGCGCGCACGAGGCGCTGATGGTGGGCGACACGCCGTTCGACGCGGAAGCCGCGAAACGCGCGAACGTGCGCGTGGCGCTGCTGCGCGCCGGCGGGGATGAACGCGTGAACGCCGAAGCGTTCACGTTCGACGACCCTGCGGACCTCGCCGCGCACCTGGACGACGTGCTGCGCTGA
- a CDS encoding GreA/GreB family elongation factor has product MASPIQVTAAGLQRLQGSLDRERERAEEARRVLREQMEANEAESLGLTEAQQHLAAIEARIEELEGMIADAEVLPASTSDAVALGSTLTLLNVENGQVRRVRLVSPVEATGSVDGVALISTQSPVGAALLGRRVGETFSVRLGGRTAEYQVRSLEEA; this is encoded by the coding sequence ATGGCATCCCCCATTCAGGTCACCGCAGCGGGCTTGCAGCGCCTTCAGGGCAGTCTCGATCGTGAACGTGAACGCGCGGAGGAGGCGCGGCGCGTCCTGCGCGAGCAGATGGAAGCGAACGAAGCCGAGAGTCTCGGCCTGACCGAGGCGCAGCAGCACCTCGCCGCCATCGAGGCGCGCATCGAGGAACTGGAAGGCATGATCGCGGACGCCGAGGTCCTCCCGGCCAGCACGTCGGACGCGGTGGCGCTCGGCAGCACGCTGACGCTGCTGAACGTCGAGAACGGGCAGGTGCGGCGCGTGCGCCTCGTGAGCCCCGTGGAGGCCACCGGCAGCGTGGACGGGGTGGCGCTCATCAGCACGCAGAGCCCCGTCGGCGCGGCGCTGCTGGGCCGCCGCGTGGGGGAGACGTTCAGTGTCCGCCTGGGGGGGCGCACTGCGGAGTATCAGGTGCGCAGCCTTGAAGAGGCCTGA
- a CDS encoding SDR family NAD(P)-dependent oxidoreductase translates to MSETAPRVIVTGAARGIGRAIAELYAERDARVLMVDLHTPPKLRGARGLRADIATPGGRKRIVEGARTFLGGVDVLVHNAAFQGAPGGVLDVPEDGWAQAIAVNLTAPLLLTRAVIDLMPRDAAIVNVASVQGLFAEPGNAAYNATKGGLVNLTRAMCLDLAPRGVRVNAVAPGAIATEAVEDAIAATDDPVQTRRDYEDLHALRRIGEAREVAEAVYFLGSKAASFITGAILPVDGGMTASFMMAGRPV, encoded by the coding sequence ATGAGTGAAACGGCCCCCCGAGTCATCGTGACCGGCGCGGCGCGCGGCATTGGCCGCGCCATCGCGGAACTGTACGCGGAACGGGACGCGCGCGTCCTGATGGTGGACCTCCACACGCCTCCAAAGTTGCGCGGCGCGCGTGGCCTGCGCGCCGACATCGCCACGCCCGGCGGGCGTAAACGCATCGTGGAGGGCGCCCGCACCTTCCTGGGCGGCGTGGACGTCCTCGTGCACAACGCCGCGTTTCAGGGCGCGCCCGGCGGCGTGCTGGACGTCCCGGAGGACGGCTGGGCGCAGGCCATCGCCGTGAACCTCACGGCGCCGCTCCTGCTCACGCGCGCCGTCATCGACCTGATGCCGCGCGACGCGGCCATCGTGAACGTCGCGTCCGTGCAGGGCCTGTTCGCGGAGCCGGGGAACGCGGCGTACAACGCCACCAAGGGCGGCCTCGTGAACCTCACGCGCGCCATGTGCCTGGACCTCGCGCCGCGCGGCGTGCGCGTGAATGCGGTCGCGCCCGGCGCGATCGCCACGGAAGCCGTGGAGGACGCCATCGCCGCGACGGACGACCCGGTGCAGACCCGCCGGGACTACGAGGACCTGCACGCGCTGCGCCGCATCGGCGAGGCGCGCGAGGTGGCGGAAGCGGTGTACTTCCTGGGGTCGAAGGCCGCGAGCTTCATCACGGGCGCGATCCTCCCGGTGGACGGCGGCATGACCGCCAGCTTCATGATGGCGGGCCGGCCCGTCTGA
- a CDS encoding isoaspartyl peptidase/L-asparaginase family protein produces MNEPKPNWAIIVHGGAHEVPAGKEAASRSGCVAAANAGRKVLEGGGSAVEAVEAAIRVLEADPTYNAGYGSALNADGQVEMDAAIMDGATLDVGAVAGLPGVRHPISVARRLLREQEILLISEGARRFARESGAELCAPEDLITPEQRAAYEDHDTVGCVALDADGHLAAGASTGGLSGQRAGRVGDSPQPGCGFYADDGIGALALSGEGESIARMMTAARFMHRLPDHTPDDAMREVLEAMRLRVGGDGGGIAIKADGQIGWWHNSPHMPVAYAYAGLNEPRVYLKKTEEVEDR; encoded by the coding sequence ATGAATGAACCGAAGCCCAACTGGGCCATTATCGTGCACGGGGGCGCCCACGAAGTGCCCGCCGGGAAGGAAGCCGCGTCCCGCAGCGGCTGCGTCGCCGCCGCGAACGCGGGCCGCAAGGTGCTGGAAGGCGGCGGCAGCGCCGTGGAGGCCGTGGAGGCCGCCATCCGCGTGCTGGAGGCCGACCCGACATACAACGCCGGGTACGGCTCGGCCCTGAACGCGGACGGACAGGTGGAGATGGACGCCGCCATCATGGACGGCGCCACCCTGGACGTCGGCGCCGTGGCGGGCCTGCCGGGCGTGCGGCACCCCATTTCCGTCGCGCGGCGCCTGCTGCGCGAGCAGGAAATCCTGCTGATCAGCGAGGGCGCCCGCCGCTTCGCGCGGGAGTCCGGCGCGGAACTGTGCGCGCCCGAGGACCTGATCACGCCGGAGCAGCGGGCGGCGTACGAGGACCACGACACGGTCGGCTGCGTCGCCCTGGATGCGGACGGGCACCTCGCGGCGGGGGCGTCCACGGGCGGGCTGAGCGGGCAGCGCGCAGGCCGCGTGGGCGACTCCCCGCAGCCCGGCTGCGGGTTCTACGCGGACGACGGAATTGGCGCCCTCGCGCTAAGCGGCGAGGGTGAGAGCATCGCGCGCATGATGACGGCCGCGCGCTTCATGCACCGCCTGCCGGACCACACCCCGGACGACGCGATGCGCGAGGTGCTGGAAGCCATGCGCCTGCGCGTCGGCGGCGACGGGGGCGGTATCGCCATCAAGGCCGACGGGCAGATCGGCTGGTGGCACAACAGCCCGCACATGCCCGTCGCGTACGCGTACGCAGGCCTGAACGAACCGCGCGTGTACCTGAAGAAGACCGAGGAGGTCGAGGACCGGTAG
- the cphA gene encoding cyanophycin synthetase — protein MIRVQLDLGALEGVRVGTLAGLTERLVELLPGLHGHARGVPGDFTRWLQEDAGVADVVEHVALELQTLAGTPVRSGTARPARGQAPGARVLYRYVEERVGLIAGAVALRLVHSLLPEGPPALEDVDLLLPGKVVALDPADPFEFEAELGDLRRLVRRYALGPTTQSLVSEAERRGIPHLRLDEGSLVQLGYGRYQRQVRASITSMTPFIATSTASDKDLTKRLLDRAGLPTPQGAVVRSADEAVRAARRLRGPVVTKPLDGNHGRGVSLNLTAPEDIHRGFEEARQHSRDVVVEQYYAGNDHRVLVINGEVIAVAERVPAHVVGDGTRTIRALVDAVNEDPRRGDGHENVMTRISIDEHVLRLLERAGRTPDTVPAAGETVFLRDTANMSTGGTAVDRTDVTHPENLTIARRAAQVIGLDVAGIDLISPDISQSVHETGGGIVEVNAAPGFRMHLQPSEGQPRNVAGPVLSMLFPKGTPCRMPIISITGTNGKSTTSRMVAHIMRHAGKVVGLTTSNGIYVNGELIMTGDTTGPKSAKVILSDPNVEVAVLETARGGILREGLAFDRADVGAVLNIQPDHLGVKGIKTVEDLAWVKGLVVEVVTDTGTSVLNADDPLTLAMRAKAKGRVTFFSMRGGIAVSPELQQHINDGGTAVVREPTVLGDELVLYEDGQRLPIMRARDIPATLGGFAEVNIANALAAAAMAVAQGVELPVIRAALGSFSTSFEQSPGRLNLYEGHPFRVLLDYAHNPSGLEYLRDLVQHMRPRRGRVIGVVGVAGDRRDDDMRRMGEIAAEAFDEIIIREDELRRGRAPGEGARLVAEGARSAGFADEHLTTILSEPDAVDHALRAARQGDLVVLLATEVEDTWAQIRNFNSAHAPAGGFPDDTPHQGTYHE, from the coding sequence ATGATTCGCGTGCAGCTGGATCTGGGCGCGCTGGAAGGCGTCCGGGTGGGCACGCTGGCCGGACTGACGGAACGCCTGGTGGAGTTGCTGCCGGGCCTGCACGGGCACGCGCGGGGCGTGCCGGGTGACTTCACGCGCTGGTTGCAGGAGGACGCGGGCGTGGCGGACGTGGTGGAGCACGTCGCACTGGAGCTGCAGACCCTGGCGGGCACGCCCGTCCGGTCGGGCACGGCGCGGCCCGCGCGGGGGCAGGCGCCGGGCGCGCGCGTGCTGTACCGGTACGTGGAGGAGCGCGTGGGCCTGATCGCCGGGGCGGTGGCGCTCCGCCTCGTGCACAGCCTGCTCCCGGAGGGACCGCCGGCGCTGGAGGACGTGGACCTGCTGCTGCCTGGCAAGGTCGTGGCGCTCGACCCGGCGGACCCGTTCGAGTTCGAGGCGGAACTGGGGGACCTGCGGCGCCTCGTGCGGCGGTACGCGCTCGGGCCGACCACGCAGTCGCTGGTGAGTGAAGCGGAGCGGCGCGGCATTCCGCACCTGCGCCTCGATGAGGGCAGCCTGGTGCAGCTGGGGTACGGCCGGTACCAGCGGCAGGTGCGGGCGAGCATCACGAGCATGACGCCGTTCATCGCGACGAGCACCGCGAGCGACAAGGACCTCACGAAGCGGCTGCTGGACCGCGCAGGCCTGCCGACGCCGCAGGGCGCCGTGGTGCGCAGCGCGGACGAAGCGGTGCGCGCGGCGCGGCGCCTGCGCGGGCCGGTCGTGACGAAGCCGCTCGACGGGAACCACGGGCGCGGCGTGTCCCTGAACCTGACGGCGCCGGAAGACATCCACCGGGGCTTTGAGGAGGCGCGGCAGCACAGCCGGGACGTGGTGGTCGAGCAGTACTACGCCGGCAACGACCACCGCGTGCTGGTAATCAACGGTGAGGTGATCGCCGTGGCGGAACGCGTCCCAGCGCACGTGGTGGGGGACGGGACGCGCACGATCCGCGCCCTCGTGGACGCCGTGAACGAGGACCCGCGCCGCGGTGACGGGCACGAGAACGTCATGACGCGTATCAGCATTGACGAGCACGTCCTCCGGCTGCTGGAGCGCGCCGGCCGCACGCCGGACACCGTTCCCGCGGCGGGCGAAACGGTGTTCCTGCGCGACACCGCCAACATGTCCACCGGCGGCACCGCCGTCGACCGCACGGACGTGACGCACCCGGAGAACCTGACCATTGCGCGCCGCGCCGCGCAGGTGATCGGTCTGGACGTCGCCGGCATTGACCTGATCAGCCCGGATATCTCCCAGTCGGTCCACGAGACGGGCGGCGGGATCGTGGAGGTGAACGCCGCGCCGGGCTTCCGCATGCACCTGCAGCCCAGCGAGGGGCAGCCTCGGAATGTCGCCGGGCCGGTGCTGAGCATGCTCTTCCCGAAGGGCACGCCGTGCCGCATGCCGATCATTTCGATCACCGGCACGAACGGGAAGAGCACCACCTCGCGTATGGTCGCGCACATCATGCGGCACGCCGGGAAGGTCGTGGGTCTCACCACCTCGAACGGCATCTACGTGAACGGCGAACTCATCATGACGGGCGACACCACCGGCCCGAAAAGCGCGAAGGTCATCCTCAGCGACCCGAACGTCGAGGTGGCCGTGCTCGAAACGGCGCGCGGCGGCATCCTCCGCGAGGGCCTCGCGTTCGACCGGGCGGACGTGGGCGCCGTCCTGAACATCCAGCCGGACCACCTGGGCGTGAAGGGCATCAAGACCGTCGAGGACCTCGCGTGGGTGAAGGGCCTGGTGGTGGAGGTCGTCACGGACACCGGCACCAGCGTCCTGAACGCTGACGATCCCCTCACGCTGGCGATGCGGGCCAAGGCAAAGGGCCGCGTGACGTTCTTCTCCATGCGCGGCGGCATTGCCGTCTCCCCGGAACTGCAGCAGCACATCAACGACGGCGGCACCGCCGTCGTCCGCGAACCGACCGTGCTGGGGGACGAACTGGTCCTGTATGAGGACGGGCAGCGCCTGCCGATCATGCGCGCGCGGGACATTCCCGCGACGCTTGGCGGGTTCGCGGAGGTGAACATCGCCAACGCCCTCGCGGCGGCGGCCATGGCGGTCGCGCAGGGCGTGGAGCTGCCGGTGATCCGCGCGGCGCTCGGGAGCTTCAGCACGTCGTTCGAGCAGAGCCCCGGACGCCTGAACCTCTACGAAGGCCACCCGTTCCGCGTGCTCCTCGACTACGCCCACAACCCGTCCGGCCTGGAGTACCTGCGGGACCTCGTGCAGCACATGCGCCCGCGACGCGGCCGCGTGATCGGCGTGGTCGGCGTCGCCGGGGACCGCCGCGACGACGACATGCGCCGCATGGGCGAAATTGCCGCGGAGGCGTTCGACGAGATCATCATCCGCGAGGACGAACTGCGGCGCGGCCGCGCGCCCGGTGAGGGCGCGCGCCTCGTCGCGGAAGGGGCGCGCAGCGCGGGCTTCGCCGACGAGCACCTCACGACCATCCTGTCCGAGCCGGACGCCGTGGACCACGCGCTGCGCGCCGCGCGTCAGGGCGACCTGGTGGTGCTGCTCGCCACCGAGGTCGAGGACACCTGGGCGCAGATCCGCAACTTCAACAGTGCCCACGCACCCGCCGGGGGGTTCCCGGACGACACTCCACACCAAGGGACATACCATGAATGA
- the tilS gene encoding tRNA lysidine(34) synthetase TilS codes for MHRFARLLEPLAPYAGRAVLVAVSGGADSVALLLGAHEAGARVVAATFDHQLRADSAQDVAFVQDVCARLGVPCEVGGADVARVARARGWSVEAAARTLRYAFLTRAAKARRVDVILTAHTARDDAETYLMEALRGEAHPTGIPEANGHVRRPWLRAARADVEAYLQARAQAWREDPSNADTYFTRNWVRHAVMPVLTAREAGAEDRLARTARLAREDDAALEALAARVTPHMPKGALPRAVRRRYVTRALRSARAAYHAEHVDALADALANGGTTHVTLPGARTVTVTDGELHLTPPATPTPEFPIPPGWTLRHRQPGDRVRLPGGTRKLSDVLTDRKVPRANRDAVWVLALGADVQWVGLQPPVWAVGAAETTGAPADLDHVAMGEALAAAREAFGNAEVPVGAVITGPDGQVVARAANTARAHGDMTRHAELDALRAAAATLGTAYLTGCTLYVTLEPCPMCLGAALEARVSRIVFGARNPKLGALGGVTDVLAYAWGHRPDVQGGVRAREASALLTGAFRTYRAD; via the coding sequence GTGCACCGCTTCGCGCGTCTGCTGGAGCCGCTCGCCCCCTACGCGGGGCGGGCGGTGCTGGTGGCGGTGTCCGGCGGGGCGGACAGCGTGGCGCTGCTGCTCGGGGCGCACGAGGCGGGCGCGCGCGTGGTCGCGGCGACGTTCGACCATCAGCTGCGCGCGGACTCCGCGCAGGACGTGGCGTTCGTGCAGGACGTGTGTGCCCGCCTGGGCGTGCCGTGCGAGGTGGGCGGCGCGGACGTGGCGCGGGTGGCGCGCGCGCGCGGGTGGAGCGTGGAGGCGGCCGCGCGGACGTTGCGCTACGCGTTCCTGACGCGCGCCGCGAAGGCGCGCAGGGTGGACGTGATCCTCACGGCGCACACCGCCCGTGACGACGCGGAAACGTACCTGATGGAGGCGCTGCGCGGCGAGGCGCACCCCACCGGCATCCCGGAAGCGAACGGGCACGTGCGCCGCCCGTGGCTGCGCGCCGCGCGCGCGGACGTGGAGGCGTACCTCCAGGCTCGCGCGCAGGCATGGCGGGAAGACCCCAGCAACGCGGACACGTACTTCACGCGCAACTGGGTGCGGCACGCGGTGATGCCGGTGCTCACAGCGCGCGAGGCGGGCGCCGAGGACCGCCTCGCGCGGACCGCGCGGCTCGCGCGGGAAGACGACGCCGCCTTGGAGGCGCTGGCAGCGCGCGTGACGCCGCACATGCCGAAAGGAGCCCTGCCGCGCGCGGTGCGGCGCCGGTATGTCACGCGGGCGCTGCGCTCGGCGCGCGCCGCCTACCACGCGGAGCACGTGGACGCCCTCGCGGACGCCCTCGCGAACGGCGGAACGACGCACGTGACCCTGCCGGGCGCGCGCACCGTGACCGTCACGGACGGGGAATTGCACCTGACGCCGCCGGCCACGCCGACGCCGGAGTTCCCCATCCCGCCCGGCTGGACGCTCCGCCACCGGCAACCCGGCGACCGCGTGCGCCTCCCCGGCGGGACCCGTAAGCTCAGCGACGTCCTCACGGACCGCAAGGTGCCCCGCGCGAACCGCGACGCCGTGTGGGTGCTCGCGCTCGGCGCGGACGTGCAGTGGGTGGGACTGCAGCCGCCCGTGTGGGCGGTCGGCGCGGCCGAGACGACCGGGGCGCCCGCCGACCTGGACCACGTGGCCATGGGGGAGGCCCTCGCCGCCGCCCGCGAAGCGTTCGGGAACGCGGAGGTCCCGGTCGGCGCCGTCATCACCGGCCCGGACGGTCAGGTTGTCGCGCGCGCCGCGAACACCGCCCGCGCGCACGGCGACATGACCCGCCACGCGGAACTCGACGCTCTGCGCGCCGCCGCCGCCACGCTCGGCACGGCGTACCTGACGGGCTGCACGCTGTACGTGACGCTCGAACCGTGCCCCATGTGCCTGGGCGCCGCGCTGGAGGCGCGCGTGTCCCGCATCGTGTTCGGCGCGCGCAACCCGAAGCTCGGCGCGCTCGGCGGCGTCACGGACGTCCTCGCGTACGCCTGGGGGCACCGCCCGGACGTGCAGGGCGGCGTCCGCGCCCGCGAGGCGAGCGCCCTGCTGACCGGCGCGTTCCGCACCTACCGCGCCGACTGA